The following coding sequences lie in one Pectobacterium sp. A5351 genomic window:
- a CDS encoding SIR2 family protein: protein MSNNPDGFVSFLKPGSSEWLPLNNESFVFWRDRKENIELVPDDDSIPPVPLTDSDKDLVKDNRNYFNDILLRSLQLPNLSFFAGSGTSLGEVGGPSMWDLWVQAMWKNPLAKKEDVDYGLLKETASDICDKVNYSEKEYPNIEHFLSQCDAYLSFHNDEDVSDFLNEVKSIILEQCQSFIISGKSNLSSYMMLLQKMARRRVRDPRLKVFTTNYDMTFETSASELGMMVIDGFSYTGKRKFDGKYFNYDVIKRDENEHEFIEGVFQLYKLHGSVSWSRSDGGIYENNEPSASSACLIYPAKGKYQQAFIQPHLELLSRFLDSLRIKNSCLVISGFGFNDDHLSEPIYSAIKSNPSLRLIIADFKCATHIENAGGNGSSKYWKLFSELAFNGYDIFFVNSSFKDFISLIPNLKALTPADQLAKAIKQAGGER from the coding sequence ATGAGTAATAATCCAGATGGGTTTGTTTCTTTTTTAAAGCCGGGAAGTAGTGAATGGCTTCCTTTAAATAATGAATCATTTGTTTTTTGGAGAGATAGGAAAGAAAATATTGAATTGGTACCTGATGATGATTCTATACCTCCAGTCCCATTAACGGATTCGGATAAAGATCTTGTTAAAGATAATCGAAATTATTTTAATGATATTCTACTTCGCTCTCTCCAGTTACCAAATTTATCATTCTTTGCAGGTAGTGGAACTTCTTTAGGAGAAGTCGGTGGTCCAAGTATGTGGGATCTGTGGGTTCAGGCTATGTGGAAGAATCCATTAGCAAAAAAAGAGGATGTTGATTATGGTCTTCTGAAAGAAACTGCTTCAGATATATGTGATAAAGTAAATTATTCTGAAAAAGAATATCCTAATATCGAACATTTTTTATCACAATGTGATGCTTATTTGTCATTTCATAATGATGAAGATGTGTCTGATTTTTTAAATGAAGTTAAATCTATAATATTAGAACAGTGTCAAAGTTTTATAATTTCAGGGAAAAGTAACTTATCATCATATATGATGTTATTGCAGAAAATGGCGCGACGTCGAGTAAGGGATCCCAGACTAAAAGTTTTTACTACAAACTATGATATGACTTTTGAAACATCTGCTTCAGAACTTGGTATGATGGTAATTGATGGGTTTTCATATACAGGGAAAAGAAAATTTGATGGTAAATACTTTAATTATGATGTTATAAAAAGAGATGAAAATGAGCACGAATTTATAGAGGGTGTTTTCCAGTTATATAAACTACATGGTTCAGTTAGTTGGTCGAGAAGTGATGGTGGAATATATGAGAATAATGAGCCATCAGCAAGTTCTGCATGCTTGATTTATCCTGCAAAAGGAAAATATCAGCAAGCATTTATACAACCTCATCTTGAGTTATTGTCAAGATTTCTTGATTCATTAAGAATTAAAAATAGTTGCTTAGTGATTTCTGGTTTTGGATTTAATGATGATCATCTCTCTGAACCTATTTACTCTGCTATAAAATCAAACCCTAGCCTGAGATTAATTATTGCTGATTTTAAGTGCGCTACACATATTGAGAATGCTGGGGGTAATGGCTCAAGTAAATATTGGAAACTCTTTTCAGAATTGGCATTTAATGGGTATGATATATTTTTCGTAAATTCCTCATTCAAGGATTTTATTAGTTTGATACCTAACTTAAAAGCATTGACTCCTGCCGACCAGTTAGCAAAAGCAATAAAGCAAGCAGGGGGAGAACGATAA